In one window of Paenarthrobacter nicotinovorans DNA:
- a CDS encoding alpha/beta hydrolase, which yields MPPRPKVPRRRTSRLRKLELAILVVLVLALALSATPWPSALLIRSVFERGAQATIDEMTPYVPDTPLETQAGVVYKPGSTFDVFSPQGTAAPLPTVVWIHGGAWISGAQRDVNPYLQILAAKGYTTIGMSYPIAPEATYPTAVRDINEALAYIKAHAAELNVDTNRIVLAGDSAGAQLASQMTTLTVNPEYANLMGIQPALRKSELAATILHCGVYDLRAMADLNGIVAWGFKTSLWAYTGTKDWSATYAGATMSTIDFVTPGFPPTFISGGNGDGLTWLQSVPYSNRLKDAGVPVTELFWPANHEPELPHEYQFHLNFSEAQEARDRTFDFLARYTAKVSP from the coding sequence GTGCCACCGCGACCGAAGGTTCCACGACGTCGTACCTCACGGCTGCGGAAGCTCGAGCTGGCCATCCTGGTGGTGTTGGTCCTGGCCTTGGCTCTTTCCGCTACGCCCTGGCCCTCGGCCTTGCTCATCCGCAGTGTTTTTGAACGGGGTGCCCAAGCCACCATCGACGAGATGACGCCTTACGTTCCCGACACGCCCCTGGAAACCCAGGCCGGCGTTGTCTACAAGCCAGGCTCCACGTTTGACGTTTTCAGCCCGCAAGGCACGGCGGCTCCCCTTCCTACGGTCGTGTGGATTCATGGGGGCGCCTGGATTTCCGGGGCACAACGCGACGTCAATCCCTATCTGCAGATTCTGGCGGCCAAGGGCTACACCACGATTGGGATGAGCTATCCGATTGCGCCCGAGGCCACGTACCCGACCGCTGTGCGGGACATCAATGAAGCCCTGGCGTATATCAAGGCGCACGCCGCCGAGCTCAATGTGGACACCAACCGCATCGTCCTCGCAGGGGACTCCGCCGGCGCCCAGCTGGCCAGCCAGATGACCACGCTCACGGTGAACCCGGAGTATGCCAATCTCATGGGAATCCAGCCGGCCCTCCGGAAATCGGAGCTTGCTGCCACCATCCTGCATTGCGGTGTCTACGATCTTCGCGCCATGGCGGACCTGAACGGCATCGTGGCGTGGGGTTTCAAGACTTCCCTTTGGGCCTACACCGGCACCAAGGATTGGTCTGCCACGTATGCCGGGGCCACCATGTCCACCATCGACTTTGTTACCCCCGGTTTCCCGCCGACGTTCATCAGCGGCGGCAACGGCGACGGCCTTACCTGGCTCCAATCCGTTCCGTACAGCAACCGACTGAAGGACGCCGGGGTGCCGGTGACGGAGCTGTTCTGGCCGGCCAATCATGAGCCCGAGCTGCCGCACGAATACCAGTTCCACTTGAATTTCAGCGAGGCACAGGAGGCCCGGGACAGGACGTTCGATTTCCTGGCGCGGTATACCGCCAAAGTATCTCCATGA
- a CDS encoding GNAT family N-acetyltransferase, with protein MGFLIRTATEVDVPGIVAAELAAGRTAPAAARAFGLRIGSAIADPGRLVLVAGMPPDVPAGGGSAVVGWAKTHQWDFPDGSAPAGHYLAGITVLPDFRRRGLAQELTEARLQWIWQQAGDAWYVVNARNQASLALHRKWGFREVARGPGFHTVTFDGGEGVLLSAARPLS; from the coding sequence ATGGGTTTCCTGATCCGGACCGCCACCGAGGTGGACGTTCCCGGCATCGTCGCGGCGGAGCTGGCCGCTGGCCGGACCGCGCCCGCCGCCGCCCGGGCGTTCGGGCTGAGGATCGGCAGCGCCATCGCTGATCCCGGGCGTTTGGTTCTTGTGGCCGGGATGCCTCCGGACGTACCGGCGGGAGGAGGCTCCGCCGTCGTGGGTTGGGCCAAAACGCACCAATGGGATTTCCCGGACGGATCGGCGCCCGCCGGTCATTATCTGGCCGGCATCACCGTCCTGCCGGATTTCCGACGACGAGGGCTGGCCCAGGAGCTTACCGAAGCAAGGCTCCAATGGATTTGGCAGCAGGCCGGCGACGCTTGGTACGTAGTGAACGCCCGCAACCAGGCCTCGTTGGCACTGCACCGGAAATGGGGGTTTCGGGAGGTCGCGCGTGGCCCGGGTTTTCATACGGTGACGTTCGACGGCGGTGAGGGCGTCCTGCTCTCGGCGGCACGGCCGCTGTCCTGA
- a CDS encoding CaiB/BaiF CoA transferase family protein: MTEQTIAPLDGVRVLELGNYIAAPTAGRLLADFGAEVIKVERPGTGDELRNWRLHKGTTSMLYRTLNRNKKSVVLDLRTDAGKQAVLELVAKCDILLENFRPGTLEKWGLGPEVLNEANPELIVTRISAFGQTGPLSGRPGFAAVAEAYGGFRNLVGDPDRAPVRVGVSIGDSIAGLYAAFGSVMSLFQREARRRDPGSGIPLTERVIDVALHEAMFSMMESLIPDYQAYGVDRQRVGGRMEGIAPSNAYVCGDGASIVVAGNGDSIFQRYMQTIGRPDLAERPDLQGNAGRWTRREELDQAIGEWTATLPAAEALAVLEAAGVPAGPIYTAADISDDSQYAARNMIQKFDVSTGEETIPGVGFPGIVPVIGGQSLPIRNLGPDLGENTQEILGGLLGMSADEIDAAAGREEAVRS, translated from the coding sequence ATGACAGAGCAAACAATCGCCCCGCTGGACGGCGTCCGGGTCCTGGAGCTCGGCAACTACATCGCGGCTCCTACCGCGGGCCGGCTCCTTGCCGACTTCGGCGCCGAAGTCATCAAGGTGGAACGTCCGGGAACCGGTGACGAATTGCGCAACTGGCGGCTCCACAAGGGCACCACCTCCATGCTCTACCGGACGCTGAACCGGAACAAGAAGTCCGTGGTCCTCGATCTCCGCACGGATGCCGGCAAACAGGCGGTCCTGGAGCTTGTGGCGAAGTGCGACATCCTGTTGGAAAACTTCCGTCCCGGCACCTTGGAAAAGTGGGGCCTCGGCCCGGAAGTCCTGAATGAGGCCAACCCCGAGCTCATCGTCACCCGTATCTCCGCCTTCGGGCAGACGGGTCCACTGTCCGGACGGCCCGGTTTTGCCGCCGTCGCCGAAGCCTACGGCGGGTTCCGCAACCTGGTGGGCGACCCGGACCGCGCACCGGTGCGCGTCGGCGTCTCCATTGGAGACTCGATCGCGGGACTGTACGCCGCCTTCGGCTCCGTCATGAGCCTCTTCCAACGCGAAGCACGACGCCGGGACCCGGGTTCCGGCATTCCCCTCACCGAACGCGTCATTGACGTTGCCCTGCATGAGGCCATGTTTTCGATGATGGAATCACTGATTCCGGATTACCAGGCCTACGGCGTGGACCGTCAGCGCGTGGGTGGGCGGATGGAAGGCATTGCCCCTTCCAACGCGTACGTGTGCGGGGACGGTGCGAGCATCGTGGTGGCCGGCAACGGTGATTCGATCTTCCAGCGGTACATGCAGACCATCGGACGCCCGGACCTGGCCGAACGCCCGGATTTGCAGGGCAATGCCGGGCGCTGGACCCGGCGTGAAGAGCTCGATCAGGCAATTGGCGAATGGACGGCCACGCTGCCTGCCGCCGAAGCCCTGGCCGTGCTGGAAGCCGCCGGCGTCCCCGCGGGACCCATCTACACAGCGGCGGACATCAGCGACGACAGCCAGTACGCGGCACGGAACATGATCCAGAAATTCGATGTTTCCACGGGCGAGGAGACCATCCCCGGCGTTGGGTTCCCGGGGATTGTGCCCGTCATCGGCGGCCAATCCCTGCCTATCCGCAACCTCGGGCCGGACCTCGGTGAGAACACCCAGGAGATCCTCGGCGGCCTGCTGGGGATGAGTGCCGACGAAATCGATGCCGCGGCCGGCCGTGAGGAAGCAGTCCGCTCATGA
- a CDS encoding beta/alpha barrel domain-containing protein, which yields MNHVENPLAGTLGQAILRDVTLRDGLQLTGKLLTAEQKIETVRELLRLGVPAIELGSMARADLVPTMANTLEVVQALTPEELEKCWIWVATPGHVAKAAAAGARNFQYCLSASDSHNKANIGRTTDQSLAALPEAVEYARAVNGQIQLCIATSFTCPFEGNISEERILSIANDPRAEGTTDIVICDTLGQAVPAQVAGLVARVRDESPARRIVYHGHDTWGLGVANTLAAIQAGAAMVDGALGGLGGCPFAPGASGNTSSEDILFATRPDWLTPGVFGELVVLSETLLAELDEPNRSKSAQGARSKADAFDWVVRS from the coding sequence ATGAACCACGTTGAGAACCCCCTGGCCGGAACACTGGGCCAAGCCATCCTTCGGGACGTCACTCTGCGCGACGGCCTGCAACTCACGGGCAAGCTCCTGACGGCTGAGCAGAAGATCGAAACCGTCCGGGAGCTGCTGCGCCTGGGCGTGCCCGCCATTGAACTCGGCTCCATGGCCCGCGCCGACCTGGTTCCCACCATGGCCAACACCTTGGAAGTCGTCCAGGCGCTTACGCCGGAGGAACTGGAGAAGTGCTGGATCTGGGTAGCCACCCCCGGCCACGTGGCGAAGGCAGCGGCTGCGGGGGCGCGGAACTTCCAGTACTGCCTGTCCGCCTCAGATTCCCACAACAAGGCGAACATCGGCCGCACCACGGATCAGAGCCTGGCGGCCCTGCCCGAGGCCGTCGAATACGCACGCGCCGTGAACGGGCAGATCCAGCTGTGCATTGCAACATCTTTTACCTGCCCGTTTGAGGGCAACATTTCCGAAGAACGCATACTCTCGATTGCCAATGATCCCCGCGCCGAGGGCACCACGGACATTGTCATCTGCGATACCTTGGGCCAGGCGGTTCCTGCCCAGGTTGCCGGACTGGTGGCACGTGTGCGGGACGAATCCCCTGCCCGCCGGATCGTCTATCACGGCCACGACACCTGGGGTTTGGGCGTGGCAAATACCCTCGCAGCCATCCAGGCAGGAGCTGCCATGGTGGACGGCGCTTTGGGGGGTCTTGGCGGCTGCCCCTTTGCCCCGGGTGCCAGCGGCAACACTTCCAGCGAGGACATCCTGTTCGCGACCCGCCCGGACTGGCTGACCCCGGGAGTTTTTGGCGAACTCGTGGTGTTGTCGGAGACGTTGCTGGCGGAGCTTGATGAGCCGAACCGCTCCAAGTCAGCGCAGGGCGCACGATCCAAGGCCGACGCTTTCGACTGGGTGGTGCGCTCCTAG
- a CDS encoding SRPBCC family protein — protein MSTVTQLFKTPAADVWKVVQEGWLYSGWVVGASRIRSVDDHWPEKGSGLRHSVGSWPFLIDDSTRVTAVEPGRMLELLARGWPLGEATVRITLEDVGDSQCRVSIAEDAVRGPGKMVPKKLRDPVIAVRNRETLRRLELMALGGAGRHS, from the coding sequence ATGTCTACCGTGACGCAGCTGTTCAAAACCCCTGCCGCAGATGTTTGGAAGGTTGTCCAGGAGGGCTGGCTGTATTCCGGGTGGGTGGTTGGCGCCTCAAGAATCCGTTCCGTTGACGACCATTGGCCGGAGAAGGGGTCCGGGCTTCGTCACTCCGTGGGCTCCTGGCCGTTCCTCATCGACGACAGCACCCGCGTGACCGCCGTCGAACCCGGGCGGATGCTGGAGCTTCTCGCGAGGGGCTGGCCCCTGGGCGAAGCCACAGTGCGCATCACTTTGGAAGACGTTGGAGACTCGCAGTGCAGGGTTTCCATTGCTGAGGATGCCGTGCGTGGACCGGGCAAGATGGTGCCCAAGAAGCTGCGTGATCCCGTTATTGCAGTCCGGAACCGCGAAACCCTCAGGCGGCTGGAACTCATGGCCTTGGGCGGGGCCGGGCGGCACAGCTAG
- a CDS encoding DUF4287 domain-containing protein, with amino-acid sequence MSFQAYLDAIEDKTGLTPRQLVEIAETKGFSDPSVKAGTILEWLKADYGLGRGHGMALVHVIKKGAQIDSRHVGSEGSHRDESDMLWLDGKASKPSS; translated from the coding sequence ATGTCATTCCAGGCTTACCTCGACGCCATTGAGGACAAAACAGGCCTCACGCCGCGGCAATTGGTCGAGATCGCGGAAACCAAAGGCTTCAGCGACCCCTCGGTGAAGGCGGGCACCATCCTTGAATGGCTTAAGGCGGACTACGGCCTAGGCCGCGGCCACGGAATGGCCTTGGTGCATGTCATCAAGAAGGGAGCGCAGATCGACAGCCGGCACGTGGGATCCGAGGGAAGCCACCGGGACGAGTCGGACATGCTCTGGTTGGACGGCAAGGCCAGCAAGCCGTCATCGTGA
- a CDS encoding diacylglycerol/lipid kinase family protein: MNQEYIVDSARTFESIVIIFNPNSTGDAPELAQQLQQKLKELLTYQPEITLQPTEHAGHAVDLAREAAAKGGDVLVVSVSGDGGYNEVVNGVMQAGNPKAVCAVRAAGNANDHSRIMATKPLEEAIAEGHVHNIDLLRIHTGQKGDEPLEYAHSYIGFGLTPVVATELEKGSKGALKEMVTVIQTFSKFEPFAIRLADGKRRKFDSLVFANIHEMAKYATLSEADGHPSDGKFEVITFPHMAKWRVLLTALKATTQGLGDQPSVSNYEFTTLKPLPYQMDGEVKSVEANVKVTVECAPRALATLG, from the coding sequence ATGAATCAGGAGTACATCGTGGATTCTGCCCGGACCTTTGAGTCGATCGTTATCATTTTCAATCCCAACAGCACGGGGGATGCGCCTGAGCTCGCGCAGCAGTTGCAGCAGAAGCTGAAGGAACTCCTCACCTATCAGCCCGAGATCACCCTCCAGCCGACGGAGCACGCCGGCCACGCCGTGGATCTGGCGCGGGAAGCGGCAGCCAAGGGCGGGGACGTCCTTGTGGTCTCGGTGAGCGGCGACGGCGGCTACAACGAGGTCGTCAATGGCGTCATGCAGGCTGGTAACCCCAAGGCAGTATGTGCTGTCCGGGCGGCAGGCAACGCGAATGACCACAGCCGGATCATGGCCACCAAGCCCTTGGAAGAGGCCATTGCCGAGGGGCATGTCCACAACATCGACCTTCTCCGCATCCACACAGGGCAAAAAGGTGACGAACCGCTTGAATATGCGCATTCGTACATCGGCTTCGGTTTGACCCCGGTGGTTGCCACGGAACTGGAAAAGGGCAGCAAAGGCGCACTCAAGGAAATGGTCACTGTCATACAGACCTTCTCCAAATTCGAGCCGTTCGCCATCCGTTTGGCCGACGGAAAACGCCGCAAGTTCGACAGCCTGGTCTTTGCGAACATCCACGAGATGGCCAAATACGCCACGTTGAGTGAAGCCGACGGGCACCCGTCGGACGGCAAGTTCGAGGTCATCACCTTCCCGCACATGGCCAAGTGGCGCGTGCTCCTGACTGCCTTGAAGGCCACCACCCAGGGCCTGGGGGACCAGCCCAGCGTGAGCAACTACGAATTCACCACCCTCAAGCCGCTTCCTTACCAAATGGATGGCGAGGTGAAGAGCGTGGAGGCCAACGTCAAGGTCACGGTGGAGTGCGCTCCCCGCGCCCTCGCAACACTCGGATAA
- a CDS encoding class I SAM-dependent methyltransferase, translated as MRDFETLIAEATEADVDGWGFGWLDKRATEERPPWGFVALQADRLAQVRSALDLDTGGGEVLSEARSFPERMTATEAWPPNAARARALLGPRGVQIVEPTAGDALPFPDGSFELVTARHPVSPDWNEIHRVLVPGGHYFAQHVGPASAFELIEYFLGPLPEQRKGRDPQAEVAAAEAAGLTVTDLRTARCRMEFFDVGAVVWILRKCVWWIPGFTPERYLDQLKELDGRMRSGHPFVAHSTRHLIEAQRKAGATQSEDS; from the coding sequence ATGAGGGACTTCGAAACCCTGATTGCGGAGGCCACGGAAGCCGACGTGGATGGCTGGGGGTTCGGATGGCTGGATAAGCGCGCCACTGAAGAGCGCCCGCCCTGGGGGTTCGTCGCGTTGCAGGCAGACCGCCTGGCCCAGGTCCGAAGCGCCCTGGACCTGGACACCGGTGGCGGAGAAGTGTTGTCAGAGGCCCGCAGCTTTCCCGAAAGGATGACAGCCACAGAGGCATGGCCACCCAACGCCGCCCGCGCCCGGGCCTTGTTGGGACCGCGGGGCGTGCAGATCGTGGAGCCAACCGCCGGCGATGCGCTGCCTTTCCCTGACGGGTCGTTCGAACTGGTCACTGCCCGGCACCCCGTCAGCCCGGACTGGAATGAAATCCACCGCGTCCTGGTCCCCGGCGGCCACTATTTCGCCCAGCACGTTGGGCCGGCGTCGGCCTTTGAACTCATCGAATATTTCCTGGGACCGCTGCCCGAGCAGCGGAAGGGCCGCGACCCGCAGGCCGAGGTTGCAGCAGCAGAAGCCGCCGGGCTTACCGTGACGGACCTCAGAACGGCCCGGTGCCGCATGGAGTTCTTTGACGTGGGTGCGGTGGTGTGGATCCTGCGCAAATGCGTGTGGTGGATCCCCGGGTTCACGCCGGAACGGTACCTCGACCAGCTCAAGGAACTGGATGGCCGGATGAGATCCGGACATCCCTTTGTTGCGCACTCCACCCGGCACCTGATCGAAGCGCAGCGGAAAGCGGGAGCAACACAGTCTGAGGACAGTTAG
- a CDS encoding ABC transporter ATP-binding protein — protein sequence MGSVLEAEGLLVGYAGAPVCGEVSASVAAGEVLGIVGVNGAGKSTVARTIAGRQAPLAGDVRVHGLLIDPDAVPFRRQVAAVFDDDLFFPSLTVREHLLLVARGHSVADPEGRVEEELGFFGLLGRADAIPDALSSGQRRRLLLAAGLIRPSSLLILDEPEQRLDPMMRVALGERIAEHARNGGAVVLVTHDPELLLATASSCLVIDHEVRELEPERGASIIAGS from the coding sequence ATGGGGTCAGTACTGGAAGCCGAAGGCTTGCTTGTGGGATATGCCGGAGCTCCAGTGTGTGGAGAGGTATCCGCTTCGGTGGCTGCCGGCGAAGTCCTCGGAATCGTGGGGGTGAACGGTGCCGGGAAGTCGACGGTAGCCAGGACCATCGCAGGTCGCCAGGCTCCCCTGGCCGGAGACGTGAGAGTCCACGGCCTCCTCATCGATCCCGACGCGGTGCCGTTCCGTCGGCAGGTAGCGGCCGTTTTCGACGACGACCTGTTCTTCCCCTCGCTCACGGTCAGGGAGCACCTGCTCCTCGTTGCCCGCGGCCATTCCGTAGCCGACCCTGAAGGGCGGGTGGAAGAAGAACTCGGGTTCTTCGGACTCCTTGGCAGAGCCGACGCGATCCCGGATGCCCTATCTTCCGGGCAACGACGCAGGCTCCTCCTCGCAGCAGGCCTGATCCGTCCATCCTCGCTGCTGATCCTTGACGAGCCGGAACAGCGCCTCGATCCGATGATGCGGGTGGCACTCGGGGAGCGCATCGCTGAACACGCCCGGAACGGCGGTGCCGTGGTGCTGGTGACCCACGATCCGGAGCTGTTGCTCGCCACGGCCTCTTCCTGCCTGGTCATCGACCATGAAGTCCGCGAGTTGGAGCCCGAGCGGGGAGCGTCGATCATTGCCGGGTCCTGA
- a CDS encoding DUF6297 family protein → MPGPELLTVDGSTADRHLAAEIVRLTRSTTRRYKRSRISLSERFVDAYSWGLGIAVSLTIAASFVLALRNEIADRSSAGSSIIGEQWLVLPESVLWTTVTYAFLLIVANLARKLGPVTVGGPESTWWLSLPIDRRPMVLPPFLRKVVLTSAGLAIVFLPFSMVTAVDRTPIGHLLASVTFAAAGVIAVALAAFQQLGMVRPRLGRAMTMVVLLACAVLPALPETPWPAALAGATAVVLLVLAGPRTGEVRSEELIRGGAVAGHAGASLFMMDSNEVLRALGAGRKTVDGGRAAGFFSRPAGGPLRALIRADVVAFLRLNPPLLPSLLWLVACVAMLLVEGGLPEFAQLGIIVIAGCATASGMGGVARKAALVPELDALLPLHPALVRSSRALMPCLAMAVWMAALSGLLVLLGASDPALIAVGALAGIGMGAGSLRSATKAAPDCSAPPVDTPFGPVPRAQLGSLMRGLDVTILAMVPLLVGLYLGYTPWAVGMVQALFSAGIVMLSVLSKPRKA, encoded by the coding sequence TTGCCGGGTCCTGAGTTACTGACAGTTGATGGTTCGACGGCGGACCGTCACCTCGCCGCGGAGATCGTCCGGTTAACCCGCAGCACCACCCGGCGTTACAAGCGCAGCCGGATTTCGTTGAGTGAACGCTTCGTCGACGCGTACAGCTGGGGACTTGGCATTGCCGTTTCGCTGACCATCGCGGCCTCGTTCGTACTGGCCCTCCGCAACGAGATCGCCGACCGCAGTTCCGCGGGCAGCAGCATCATCGGGGAACAGTGGCTTGTCCTCCCCGAGTCCGTGCTGTGGACGACCGTGACGTACGCCTTCCTGCTGATCGTGGCCAACCTCGCCCGGAAGCTCGGTCCTGTCACGGTGGGTGGACCTGAGAGCACCTGGTGGCTGTCCCTCCCCATCGACCGCCGCCCCATGGTCCTGCCCCCATTCCTGCGCAAAGTGGTTCTCACTTCGGCCGGCCTGGCCATTGTTTTCCTGCCGTTCAGCATGGTCACCGCTGTTGACCGCACGCCCATTGGGCATCTTCTTGCATCAGTCACCTTTGCTGCGGCCGGGGTCATCGCCGTGGCGTTAGCGGCCTTCCAGCAGCTCGGCATGGTCCGACCCCGGCTTGGCCGCGCGATGACCATGGTCGTGCTCCTTGCCTGCGCGGTCCTTCCTGCGCTCCCTGAAACTCCCTGGCCGGCAGCGCTGGCCGGAGCCACCGCCGTCGTACTTCTGGTCCTTGCGGGTCCGCGCACGGGTGAGGTGCGCAGCGAGGAGCTGATCCGCGGCGGGGCGGTGGCCGGGCATGCCGGAGCTTCCCTGTTCATGATGGATTCCAACGAGGTACTGCGTGCGCTGGGCGCCGGTCGGAAAACGGTCGACGGCGGCAGGGCGGCGGGCTTCTTCTCCCGCCCGGCCGGAGGTCCGCTTCGGGCGCTGATCCGGGCGGATGTTGTGGCTTTCCTCAGGCTGAATCCGCCCCTGCTACCTTCATTGCTGTGGCTGGTGGCCTGCGTCGCCATGCTGTTGGTCGAAGGCGGCCTGCCCGAATTCGCGCAGTTGGGCATCATCGTCATCGCCGGCTGCGCTACGGCTTCCGGCATGGGCGGCGTGGCCCGCAAGGCGGCACTGGTGCCCGAACTCGATGCGTTGCTCCCCCTCCACCCGGCGCTGGTCCGCAGCAGCCGTGCCCTCATGCCGTGCCTGGCCATGGCCGTGTGGATGGCCGCCCTCAGTGGACTCCTGGTTCTTTTGGGCGCTTCCGATCCTGCCCTGATTGCGGTAGGTGCCCTGGCAGGAATCGGGATGGGAGCGGGATCGCTCCGTTCCGCCACCAAGGCCGCGCCGGACTGTTCGGCTCCCCCGGTGGACACGCCCTTCGGCCCCGTTCCACGCGCCCAGCTGGGTTCCCTGATGCGCGGACTCGACGTGACCATCCTGGCCATGGTTCCGCTGCTGGTAGGGCTCTATCTTGGCTACACTCCGTGGGCCGTGGGGATGGTCCAGGCCCTGTTCAGTGCGGGCATCGTCATGCTCTCGGTACTCTCCAAGCCCAGGAAGGCGTGA
- a CDS encoding PhzF family phenazine biosynthesis protein: MTSEALRTRPFHQVDVFSDQPYRGNPLAVVVDAEGLSTEAMQHFANWTNLSETTFLLPPTDPAADYRVRIFTSSEEFPFAGHPTLGSAHTWLQSGGVPKADGVVVQECGAGLVRVKHDAGRLAFAAPPLTRFGPVSETERAQLAAGLSLPEASLLDVSWLVNGPEWIGVLLESAEQVLALEPDFAEMGDLKVGVIGPHEPGAAADFEVRTFVPGDAMVEDPVTGSFNAGAAQWLIGTGRAPAEYVAAQGTVLGRAGRIHVSAEDDVIWIGGESTTCIEGSVLL; the protein is encoded by the coding sequence GTGACTTCAGAAGCTTTGCGCACCCGTCCGTTCCATCAAGTGGACGTCTTCTCCGACCAGCCGTACCGGGGAAACCCCCTCGCCGTCGTGGTGGACGCCGAGGGCCTCAGCACGGAGGCAATGCAGCATTTCGCCAACTGGACCAATCTCTCCGAGACCACGTTCCTCCTTCCGCCGACGGATCCCGCAGCGGACTACAGGGTGCGGATTTTTACCAGCAGCGAGGAGTTCCCGTTCGCGGGGCATCCCACCTTGGGGTCCGCGCACACCTGGCTGCAGTCCGGGGGAGTGCCAAAGGCGGATGGCGTTGTGGTTCAGGAATGCGGCGCCGGCCTGGTCCGGGTGAAGCACGACGCCGGACGGCTGGCTTTCGCCGCTCCGCCGCTGACGCGTTTCGGTCCGGTAAGCGAGACTGAACGCGCCCAACTGGCTGCAGGGCTGAGCCTTCCCGAGGCTTCGCTTCTGGATGTGTCGTGGCTGGTCAACGGCCCGGAATGGATCGGCGTGCTCCTTGAATCAGCCGAACAGGTGCTGGCCCTTGAACCTGATTTTGCCGAGATGGGCGACCTCAAGGTTGGCGTGATCGGCCCGCATGAGCCAGGTGCAGCTGCCGATTTCGAAGTCCGCACGTTCGTTCCGGGTGACGCCATGGTGGAAGACCCCGTAACGGGCAGCTTCAACGCGGGAGCGGCCCAGTGGCTGATCGGTACCGGGCGTGCACCAGCGGAGTATGTCGCGGCCCAAGGAACGGTCCTTGGCAGGGCCGGACGCATCCATGTCTCTGCCGAGGATGACGTGATCTGGATCGGTGGGGAATCGACCACCTGCATCGAAGGCAGTGTGCTGCTCTGA
- a CDS encoding DUF1801 domain-containing protein: MAENKTQPTDVSVEEFLAAVEHPTRRADGVELLEMMREATGHEAVMWGPTIVGFGSYHYKYQTGREGDAPAVGFSPRKANLVLYGVTEGPDADRLLPELGKHKTSTACLYLNKLDDVDRDVLAEMIRAGYQHVMTEHHTP; the protein is encoded by the coding sequence ATGGCAGAGAACAAGACCCAGCCCACGGACGTGTCGGTCGAGGAATTCCTGGCGGCCGTCGAGCACCCTACCCGGCGTGCGGACGGCGTTGAGCTGCTGGAGATGATGCGCGAAGCCACCGGCCATGAAGCTGTCATGTGGGGTCCCACGATTGTCGGGTTCGGCAGCTACCACTACAAGTACCAGACCGGCCGCGAAGGCGACGCCCCCGCCGTCGGGTTCTCGCCGCGAAAAGCGAACCTGGTGTTGTACGGCGTCACAGAAGGGCCCGACGCCGACAGGCTCCTCCCTGAGCTCGGCAAGCACAAGACGAGCACGGCCTGCCTGTACCTCAACAAGCTGGACGACGTGGATCGGGATGTGCTGGCAGAGATGATCCGCGCCGGCTACCAGCACGTGATGACGGAGCACCACACGCCTTAG